One segment of Candidatus Woesearchaeota archaeon DNA contains the following:
- a CDS encoding DUF308 domain-containing protein, translating into MNRKQIISIISIVCGIILIITSQSNLFYSKRTYKAPPPKDPFGYASTFGKEKDKYRTVYVPNNTLIYSSLSIGILLIIFGGYSFYKNNPFQKKDN; encoded by the coding sequence ATGAACAGGAAACAAATCATTTCAATAATTTCGATAGTTTGTGGAATTATTTTAATAATAACCTCACAATCAAACCTATTTTACTCAAAAAGAACTTATAAAGCACCACCGCCCAAAGACCCATTTGGTTATGCTTCAACTTTTGGTAAAGAAAAAGATAAGTATAGGACTGTTTATGTTCCTAATAATACCTTAATCTATTCTTCCTTATCAATAGGAATCTTATTAATCATTTTTGGTGGTTATAGTTTTTATAAAAATAACCCTTTTCAAAAAAAGGATAACTGA